The following are from one region of the Arcobacter defluvii genome:
- the nuoK gene encoding NADH-quinone oxidoreductase subunit NuoK, protein MISLTSYAFVSMMLFSIGAIGVISRKNIFVIYMSIEMMLNGINLFLVTFARYHFNLDPQIITIMVISIAAAEAAIFLSVIILLYRSRKSLDTDIFTTLSQGEKS, encoded by the coding sequence ATGATTTCACTAACTTCTTACGCATTTGTATCAATGATGTTGTTTTCTATTGGTGCAATTGGAGTTATTTCAAGAAAAAATATTTTTGTTATTTATATGTCAATTGAAATGATGTTAAATGGAATAAACTTATTTTTAGTTACATTTGCAAGATATCACTTTAATCTAGATCCTCAAATTATTACAATTATGGTTATATCTATTGCTGCTGCTGAAGCTGCTATATTTTTGTCTGTAATAATTTTATTATATAGATCAAGAAAATCTCTTGATACAGATATTTTCACAACTCTGTCACAAGGGGAAAAATCATGA
- a CDS encoding NADH-quinone oxidoreductase subunit J family protein codes for MADLIFIALAFFAITGAIAMIVYKSPMYSALGVLVTMLSVAGMFALLNATFLFLVQIIVYAGAIMTLILFILMFLNIKDEDLPNEPNKYKLIALGTAIMIPLNILVLKAISNLPSKDLSISDSDFGAIKPVGLELYNNWIISFELISILLLIALIGSVVLAKKRKSKLNSKED; via the coding sequence ATGGCTGATTTAATTTTTATTGCCTTAGCATTTTTTGCAATAACAGGCGCTATTGCTATGATAGTTTATAAAAGTCCAATGTACAGTGCACTTGGTGTATTAGTTACAATGCTTAGTGTTGCTGGGATGTTTGCCCTTTTAAATGCAACTTTTTTATTTTTAGTTCAAATAATAGTTTATGCAGGAGCTATTATGACACTAATTCTTTTTATTTTAATGTTTTTAAATATTAAAGATGAAGATTTACCAAATGAACCAAATAAATATAAATTAATTGCTTTAGGTACTGCTATAATGATACCTCTAAACATTCTTGTTTTAAAAGCAATTTCAAATCTTCCTTCAAAAGATTTATCAATTAGTGATAGTGATTTTGGAGCTATAAAACCTGTTGGATTAGAACTTTATAATAATTGGATTATCTCTTTTGAATTAATCTCTATTTTACTTTTAATTGCATTAATTGGTTCAGTAGTTCTTGCTAAAAAAAGAAAATCTAAATTAAATAGCAAGGAGGATTAA
- a CDS encoding NuoI/complex I 23 kDa subunit family protein — protein MAIKVVPRYGKSFKDKLYLPAIAGGMKTTFKHFIKNLSDIDNLKTMQYPEVQPTDLNERYRGVHRLTKFDDGTEKCVACYMCATACPAECIFIEAEERFDEHNEKRPKEFKIDLLECVFCGYCVEACPCDAIRMDTGIFSFTGSKREDFVLDKKALMANERAKDLK, from the coding sequence ATGGCAATAAAAGTAGTACCAAGATATGGAAAATCATTTAAAGATAAATTATACTTACCTGCTATTGCAGGAGGGATGAAAACAACTTTCAAACATTTCATAAAAAATTTAAGTGATATTGATAATTTAAAAACTATGCAATATCCAGAAGTTCAACCAACTGATTTAAACGAAAGATATAGAGGTGTTCATAGACTCACAAAATTTGATGATGGAACAGAAAAATGTGTTGCTTGTTATATGTGTGCAACTGCATGTCCTGCTGAATGTATTTTTATTGAAGCAGAAGAGAGATTTGATGAACACAATGAAAAAAGACCAAAAGAGTTTAAAATTGATTTATTAGAGTGTGTATTTTGTGGATATTGTGTTGAAGCTTGTCCTTGCGATGCAATTAGAATGGATACAGGAATTTTTTCATTTACAGGTTCTAAAAGAGAAGATTTTGTTTTAGATAAAAAAGCTTTAATGGCTAATGAAAGAGCAAAGGATTTGAAATAA
- a CDS encoding complex I subunit 1/NuoH family protein, whose amino-acid sequence MSSTIIIIVNIVIAVLLAVGLTPLFVWWERRVSGLMQDRSGPNRCNIGPFRLGGLIQSFADMLKLVFKEDFTPSHIRYKFFFTVAPVIVFLCSFLTFAVIPFADVLVIDGKENIMQAIPNQLGIMWFIAFAGLSVYGIILGGYSSGNKYGLLGSIRASAQVISYEAAMGLAIISMIISYGSIHLTDMVNAQSGTYLGFIPMWGIFVQPLAAIIFIVCSFAETNRAPFDLAEGESELVAGYHTEYSAMKFGLFQVGEYAAMSASSALIVTLFFGGYQIPWLDTQAIQSNINYVILAIIIILPLKIFFFTRWMKKNNKAIGENKSREKETKILTVAFWSICFVLIALLISFLITGLGTNGVNITTAVIQVGTFLIKFFMMAFVYIWVRWTVLRFRYDQLQMLGWKVLIPLALLNIVVTAIIVVVGK is encoded by the coding sequence ATGAGTAGCACAATTATAATTATAGTAAACATTGTAATAGCTGTATTATTAGCTGTTGGATTAACTCCTTTATTTGTTTGGTGGGAGAGAAGAGTCTCAGGACTTATGCAAGATAGAAGTGGTCCAAATAGATGTAATATTGGACCTTTTAGATTAGGTGGATTAATTCAAAGTTTTGCAGATATGCTAAAACTTGTTTTTAAAGAGGATTTTACCCCTTCACATATTAGATACAAGTTTTTCTTTACAGTTGCTCCTGTAATTGTATTTTTATGTTCTTTTTTAACTTTTGCAGTTATTCCTTTTGCTGATGTTTTAGTTATAGATGGAAAAGAAAATATCATGCAAGCAATTCCAAATCAACTTGGAATTATGTGGTTTATTGCATTTGCAGGACTTAGTGTTTATGGAATAATTCTTGGAGGTTACTCATCAGGAAATAAATATGGACTTTTAGGTTCAATTAGAGCCAGTGCTCAAGTTATTTCATATGAAGCAGCTATGGGACTTGCAATTATTTCTATGATTATTTCTTATGGTTCAATTCATCTAACTGATATGGTAAATGCTCAAAGTGGAACTTATCTTGGTTTTATTCCAATGTGGGGAATTTTTGTACAACCACTTGCTGCAATAATTTTTATTGTTTGTTCTTTTGCAGAAACAAATAGAGCGCCTTTTGACTTAGCAGAAGGAGAATCAGAATTAGTTGCAGGATATCATACTGAATATAGTGCAATGAAATTTGGTCTTTTTCAAGTTGGTGAATATGCAGCAATGAGTGCATCAAGTGCTTTAATTGTAACTCTATTTTTTGGAGGATATCAAATCCCTTGGTTAGATACACAAGCTATTCAAAGTAATATAAATTATGTTATCCTAGCAATCATAATAATTCTTCCATTAAAAATATTCTTCTTCACAAGATGGATGAAAAAAAACAATAAAGCAATAGGTGAAAATAAAAGTAGAGAAAAAGAGACAAAAATTTTAACGGTTGCATTTTGGTCTATTTGTTTTGTTTTAATCGCTCTTTTAATCTCTTTTTTAATTACAGGACTTGGAACAAATGGTGTAAATATTACAACTGCTGTAATTCAAGTAGGAACATTTTTAATCAAGTTTTTTATGATGGCATTTGTTTATATTTGGGTAAGATGGACAGTTTTAAGATTCAGATATGACCAATTACAGATGTTAGGGTGGAAAGTTTTAATTCCATTAGCTCTTTTAAATATCGTAGTTACTGCGATTATAGTTGTGGTAGGAAAATAA
- a CDS encoding 2Fe-2S iron-sulfur cluster-binding protein has translation MAEIVNITINGVEMQATKGSLLIDKLLDENVHIPHFCYHQALGKDGNCRMCMVEIEGQKRPQIACDTPIKDGMIIRTKGENIEKVRREILELELINHPIDCPTCDQAGECKLQDYYMESGFYESRINVNSKNHARKRVDIGSNVMLDQERCVLCTRCVRFCSDITKTNELGVISRADHSVIGIFPGRPLNNPYAMNVIDLCPVGALTNKDFRFKQRVWFLETFDAICNGCSKGCNIFVDHRKEKYKDDQIFRFRPRVNRAINGWFMCDEGRLSYSKENDNRFEIPLVNKNETDINNTIANIFKELTTNKNILMVLSPNLSYEEMLNVKNLARKLNINLSGYSPNTFDENFADNYLRQNDKTSNRASFKELEIDETKEFFEDSLKNASLVFIIENDYFENNIKLLENKKIISFFSHLCLTIGYSNIAVPVASFYEKSGTYTNCDGIKQKVISKMNKNNPMKTITTIIENLKSMIEKGTL, from the coding sequence ATGGCAGAGATAGTTAATATTACAATCAATGGCGTAGAAATGCAAGCTACAAAAGGTAGCTTGTTGATTGATAAATTACTGGATGAAAATGTTCATATCCCTCACTTTTGTTATCATCAAGCATTGGGCAAAGATGGAAATTGTAGAATGTGTATGGTTGAAATTGAAGGTCAAAAAAGACCTCAAATTGCTTGTGATACTCCTATAAAAGATGGGATGATTATAAGAACAAAAGGTGAGAATATCGAGAAAGTAAGACGAGAAATTCTTGAACTTGAACTTATCAATCATCCTATTGATTGTCCAACTTGCGACCAAGCTGGAGAATGTAAATTACAAGATTATTACATGGAATCTGGATTTTATGAATCAAGAATAAATGTAAATTCTAAAAATCATGCAAGAAAAAGAGTTGATATTGGTTCTAATGTAATGCTAGACCAAGAAAGATGTGTACTTTGTACAAGATGTGTTAGATTTTGTTCAGATATTACAAAAACTAATGAATTAGGTGTTATAAGTCGAGCTGATCATTCAGTTATTGGAATTTTTCCTGGGCGACCTTTAAATAATCCTTATGCCATGAATGTTATTGATTTATGCCCTGTTGGTGCTTTAACGAATAAAGATTTTAGATTTAAACAAAGAGTTTGGTTTTTAGAAACTTTTGATGCCATTTGTAATGGTTGTTCAAAGGGTTGTAATATTTTTGTTGATCATAGAAAAGAAAAATACAAAGATGACCAAATTTTTAGATTTAGACCAAGAGTAAATAGAGCAATAAATGGTTGGTTTATGTGTGATGAAGGAAGATTATCTTACTCAAAAGAGAATGATAATAGATTTGAGATTCCTTTAGTAAATAAAAATGAAACAGATATAAATAATACAATTGCAAATATTTTTAAAGAATTAACTACAAATAAAAATATCCTAATGGTATTAAGTCCAAATCTTTCTTATGAAGAGATGTTAAATGTAAAAAATTTAGCAAGAAAATTAAATATAAATTTATCAGGATATTCACCAAATACATTTGATGAAAATTTTGCTGATAATTATCTAAGACAAAATGATAAAACTTCAAATAGAGCTTCTTTTAAAGAACTTGAAATTGATGAAACAAAAGAATTTTTTGAAGATAGTTTAAAAAATGCTTCTTTAGTGTTTATAATTGAAAATGATTATTTTGAGAATAATATAAAATTATTAGAAAATAAAAAAATTATCTCTTTTTTTAGTCATTTATGTCTTACTATTGGTTATTCAAATATTGCTGTTCCTGTAGCTTCTTTTTATGAAAAATCTGGAACTTATACAAATTGTGATGGAATTAAACAAAAAGTTATTTCAAAAATGAATAAAAATAATCCAATGAAAACTATAACAACAATAATAGAAAATTTAAAATCTATGATTGAAAAAGGAACTCTATGA